One genomic window of Alkalispirochaeta americana includes the following:
- a CDS encoding HEAT repeat domain-containing protein — MIPSKNNTRPVTFPLTMTAWIVVVFMFLPVILLGEDFDEERQQKEEEAAPPTISQAEEWRETLRFGINSAVAELIPTLTSNREEELAPDVLAVFETSNDPAVLRSSVDYLRQLQIAGGEERGFQLIQEYYDRSSELITMVLGYLREIKAEPDQAVRDILIEISRMMPPSRAVAAIRYYATAEGTTIEDLIDLYQEPGLSEDAQGQVLVEIGTRGDVRAFDFVADILGDDEEATTVLQRFAIDTLGKLGDERAIPIILRQFSSPDSLTRAYAVNALTNFDTPETDQALLATLRDEFWRVRLAALKTVAERSMAEALPAVLFMVRRDPERPVRLEALQTAAALNDPQGWELLLNRLKDPRGNEEERGVIADLAIRKNLQDSMDVLKEVVQKEWERENSRILDRIGRSVSEGADRDLAPLVELLLNHPNPIIQVYGMRGVGESGLRQFAEVLTERRGEGNHPLVRRTAENALNKLGLD; from the coding sequence GTGATTCCCTCAAAAAACAACACTCGCCCCGTTACATTTCCACTCACCATGACGGCCTGGATCGTCGTGGTTTTTATGTTTCTTCCCGTTATTCTTCTTGGTGAGGATTTCGACGAAGAACGACAACAGAAAGAGGAGGAGGCCGCGCCGCCCACAATCTCCCAAGCAGAAGAGTGGCGCGAAACCCTGCGCTTTGGTATTAACTCGGCTGTGGCAGAACTGATACCAACTCTTACCAGCAACAGAGAGGAGGAACTTGCTCCGGACGTGCTCGCCGTTTTTGAGACGAGCAATGATCCGGCCGTTCTTCGAAGTTCCGTCGATTATCTGCGACAACTGCAGATTGCGGGAGGCGAGGAGCGGGGATTTCAACTGATTCAGGAATACTACGACCGTTCTTCAGAGCTGATCACAATGGTCCTGGGATACCTTCGGGAAATCAAGGCGGAACCGGATCAAGCTGTTCGGGATATTCTGATCGAGATAAGCAGGATGATGCCTCCCTCACGGGCCGTTGCAGCGATCCGATACTATGCAACCGCCGAAGGAACAACAATCGAAGACTTGATCGATCTATACCAGGAACCGGGCCTTTCCGAGGACGCCCAGGGCCAGGTTCTGGTAGAGATAGGAACCCGTGGCGATGTCCGGGCCTTTGACTTTGTGGCCGATATCCTGGGGGATGACGAAGAAGCTACCACAGTCCTCCAGCGATTTGCCATCGACACCTTGGGAAAGCTGGGAGATGAACGGGCCATCCCAATCATCCTCCGGCAATTCTCCTCGCCTGATTCTCTTACCCGGGCCTACGCAGTGAACGCCCTGACAAATTTTGACACCCCTGAAACCGACCAGGCCCTTTTGGCTACCCTGCGGGATGAGTTCTGGAGGGTTAGGTTGGCTGCGCTGAAAACGGTGGCAGAGCGCTCCATGGCCGAGGCGCTTCCGGCGGTGCTCTTTATGGTCCGCCGGGACCCTGAACGACCTGTTCGTCTTGAGGCACTCCAGACAGCCGCTGCACTCAACGATCCCCAGGGGTGGGAACTGTTGTTAAACCGCCTGAAAGACCCTCGGGGAAACGAGGAAGAACGAGGTGTCATCGCCGACCTGGCGATCAGAAAAAACCTTCAAGACTCCATGGATGTTCTGAAAGAAGTCGTCCAGAAGGAGTGGGAACGGGAAAACAGCAGGATTCTCGATCGGATCGGGCGATCCGTCTCGGAGGGAGCAGACAGGGACCTGGCCCCTCTGGTGGAACTGCTTCTGAACCACCCCAATCCGATCATCCAGGTCTACGGGATGCGAGGCGTAGGCGAGAGCGGTCTTCGGCAGTTCGCCGAGGTGCTGACAGAGCGTAGAGGGGAAGGGAATCATCCCCTGGTTCGCCGCACCGCCGAAAATGCCCTGAACAAGCTCGGTCTGGACTAA
- the murJ gene encoding murein biosynthesis integral membrane protein MurJ, which translates to MKDHRSSPTGHRHHVVSTAIVMASTLVSRLLGFLRIAVIGAVFGASGQADVLNLVFNIPNNLRKLLAEGALSSAFLPVLTRTHLEDGSGASSQKIVRQLLGLQFALLIPLLLLATIFAQPIVDTILAFPEPERQLLAADLFRFLIHYVLLVSIAAVLMGTLNSHQSFLVPALAPLLFSFAVIGAVLLFHSRWGVFSMVFGVLLGGCGQLLLQIYPVKRRGYSLRPLFSFGDPRFSRILRHWIPVVTTASVFAVDQQVSLFFASGLADGSGSAMTNALVFWQLPFGIFGASITTVLFPLMSRQVAQGDISAAGKTVFGGLRALALLLIPAGVGLALLGRPLIAVALQRGAFSASATHLAARVLVGYSLGLFSVGAFTFLQRFFYALGEYRVPLFVAGATMAVDIFLCLLLKETVLAVTGLAVANSIAFTFGLVLLVLALRSHIEISPLVDLGIAIFKALLASSVAAGTVLTVRWILHLQGLGEWWIEGSSLFALALLCAEALPALAALVLTYRVLGISVLSLLRRNSSAVMEA; encoded by the coding sequence GTGAAAGACCATCGCTCATCTCCCACCGGGCACCGTCACCATGTTGTATCAACAGCTATCGTCATGGCCTCCACCCTGGTTTCCCGGCTTCTGGGGTTTCTTCGGATCGCCGTGATAGGGGCTGTCTTTGGTGCTTCGGGTCAGGCTGATGTTCTGAACCTGGTGTTCAACATTCCAAACAACTTGAGAAAACTTCTCGCCGAAGGGGCTCTCTCGTCGGCCTTCCTTCCCGTACTCACCCGGACTCATCTGGAAGATGGTTCCGGTGCGAGTTCCCAAAAAATTGTTCGGCAGCTCCTGGGACTGCAGTTCGCCCTGCTTATTCCGCTTCTTCTTCTGGCGACAATCTTTGCTCAACCGATAGTTGATACTATTCTGGCCTTTCCTGAACCGGAGCGGCAGCTCCTGGCGGCCGATCTTTTCCGTTTCCTTATACACTACGTATTACTTGTTTCCATTGCGGCGGTGCTCATGGGAACGCTCAATTCCCATCAAAGCTTTCTCGTGCCTGCCCTGGCACCGTTGCTCTTTTCTTTCGCGGTCATTGGCGCGGTTCTTCTCTTCCATTCCCGTTGGGGAGTTTTTTCCATGGTCTTCGGAGTCCTCTTGGGAGGCTGTGGTCAGCTTCTGCTCCAGATCTATCCCGTGAAACGGCGGGGTTATTCCTTGAGGCCCCTTTTTTCCTTTGGAGACCCCCGATTCTCGCGGATCCTGCGGCACTGGATTCCCGTTGTTACCACAGCCAGCGTCTTTGCAGTGGATCAGCAGGTATCTCTCTTTTTTGCCAGTGGTCTGGCTGACGGTAGTGGCTCTGCCATGACAAATGCCCTGGTGTTTTGGCAACTTCCCTTTGGTATTTTCGGGGCTTCGATCACGACGGTTCTTTTTCCTCTCATGAGCCGCCAGGTTGCCCAAGGCGATATTTCCGCAGCGGGAAAAACTGTTTTCGGGGGCCTTCGGGCTCTGGCGTTGCTCCTTATTCCTGCCGGGGTGGGGCTGGCTCTTCTTGGTCGTCCTCTTATCGCGGTAGCCCTCCAGCGGGGAGCGTTTTCTGCTTCCGCTACCCATTTGGCCGCACGGGTTCTTGTGGGATACAGTCTGGGGCTCTTCAGTGTCGGGGCGTTCACCTTTCTGCAACGCTTTTTCTATGCCCTGGGTGAGTATCGGGTTCCCCTTTTCGTTGCGGGAGCTACCATGGCCGTTGATATTTTTCTCTGTCTCCTCTTGAAAGAGACCGTTCTGGCCGTAACGGGACTTGCTGTCGCAAATAGCATCGCCTTCACCTTCGGCCTGGTATTATTGGTGCTGGCCCTTCGGTCCCACATCGAGATATCTCCTTTGGTTGATCTCGGGATCGCAATCTTCAAAGCACTTCTGGCCTCCTCCGTAGCGGCAGGCACCGTCCTGACGGTGCGGTGGATACTTCATCTTCAGGGCCTGGGGGAGTGGTGGATCGAAGGAAGCAGCCTTTTTGCTCTTGCCTTGCTCTGTGCCGAAGCGCTTCCGGCACTGGCTGCTCTGGTGTTAACCTACCGGGTTCTTGGTATTTCTGTTCTCTCCCTTCTCCGGCGCAATTCTTCTGCGGTGATGGAAGCATGA